One segment of Virgibacillus doumboii DNA contains the following:
- a CDS encoding PadR family transcriptional regulator, producing the protein MTLRSQLLKGILEGCILSIINMQPTYGYELSVRLQDFGLSDVSEGSIYPILLRLQKENLIHGEMKKSESGPKRKYYYLTDKGHEALEQFIQNWEMIKRPVDNIIEKRDS; encoded by the coding sequence ATGACGCTTCGAAGTCAATTACTAAAAGGAATTCTGGAAGGATGCATCCTTTCCATTATTAATATGCAGCCAACATATGGCTATGAACTCTCCGTCAGATTGCAGGATTTTGGGTTATCGGATGTAAGTGAGGGGTCCATTTACCCGATTTTATTGCGCTTGCAAAAGGAAAATTTGATCCATGGCGAAATGAAAAAATCTGAATCAGGCCCAAAGCGGAAGTATTACTATTTAACCGATAAAGGTCACGAAGCACTGGAACAATTTATCCAAAATTGGGAAATGATCAAACGGCCGGTAGATAACATTATCGAAAAGAGGGATAGTTGA
- a CDS encoding YfhE family protein, protein MRKSQYQPTKNKQMTDAQEVHYAKDFKQADVAAGYRQSRVREAKQENPELIK, encoded by the coding sequence ATGAGAAAGTCACAATATCAGCCGACAAAGAATAAACAAATGACAGATGCTCAGGAAGTACATTATGCGAAAGATTTTAAACAGGCAGATGTTGCTGCCGGCTACCGTCAATCTAGAGTGAGAGAGGCTAAACAGGAAAACCCGGAGTTAATCAAATAA
- a CDS encoding class I SAM-dependent methyltransferase, translated as MEKLFSQFKQPQGKIGMFAGWFMSKENKAINKWTIDFLDIQDDDHVLEIGFGSGKAMKYMLEQREQLFITGLDPSEVMVYQALRRLNKHLINGQVCLMEAQADELPKLSQKIDKVLVINNITFWRNPVNMLMEIRKQMRYNGKIALTIQPHEKGATDETSELIGGQLTALLAHAGFTTIEFFIKPTTPNNTVCALGTK; from the coding sequence ATGGAAAAGTTATTTTCACAGTTTAAACAGCCGCAAGGGAAGATAGGCATGTTTGCTGGCTGGTTCATGTCAAAGGAAAACAAAGCAATTAATAAATGGACAATCGATTTTCTGGATATTCAGGATGATGATCATGTTCTGGAGATTGGTTTTGGTTCCGGGAAAGCAATGAAATATATGTTGGAGCAGAGAGAACAATTGTTTATTACGGGGCTGGATCCGTCAGAAGTTATGGTATACCAGGCACTGCGACGTTTAAACAAACATTTGATTAATGGACAGGTTTGCTTGATGGAAGCGCAGGCAGATGAACTTCCAAAGCTGTCTCAGAAAATTGATAAAGTACTGGTGATCAATAATATCACCTTTTGGCGCAATCCTGTAAATATGTTGATGGAAATTCGTAAGCAAATGCGTTATAACGGAAAAATTGCACTGACAATCCAGCCGCATGAAAAAGGTGCAACGGATGAAACGAGTGAGCTAATAGGCGGGCAATTGACTGCTTTACTGGCTCATGCTGGTTTTACAACTATCGAGTTTTTCATCAAACCGACTACCCCAAACAACACGGTGTGTGCGCTTGGCACAAAATAA
- a CDS encoding CapA family protein, whose product MKRGQLVWVLLVLLLCSILLVSCSNDEPEQTSEPETEKSKEEKTTEPEKEPKKPEVIHKEISFSAIGDMLIHNSVYEDAQTASGYDFMPMLERVKPYLNNTTITFANQETMIGGIELGLSSYPTFNSPYAVGDALKKVGVDVVSLANNHTLDGGEAAIQSAIEHWEKIDMMYTGAYKNEADSNNIRVYETDEGISVAFLAYTYGTNGIPVPEGKDYLVNLIDKELMAADIKKAKEQADAVVLSMHFGDQYIRLPNDEQKDIAQFAADHGVDVVLGHHPHVLQPIDWVEGEDGNKTLVAYSLGNFLSGQDEFYRRIGGIFKFSIHKTIKGEEETIEVTSPKLQPTFVKFHNWANYEVIPMYQLTNDELDNAQEHYQEIKAHMSQWVPELEFIEG is encoded by the coding sequence ATGAAACGGGGTCAATTAGTTTGGGTGCTGCTGGTATTATTATTATGCAGTATTCTATTAGTTTCATGTTCAAATGATGAACCTGAACAAACATCGGAACCAGAAACAGAAAAATCGAAAGAAGAAAAAACGACGGAACCTGAAAAAGAGCCAAAAAAGCCAGAAGTCATTCATAAAGAAATTTCCTTTTCCGCGATTGGTGATATGCTGATTCACAACAGTGTATATGAGGATGCACAAACTGCAAGCGGCTATGATTTTATGCCGATGCTCGAGCGGGTAAAACCGTATTTAAACAACACTACGATTACTTTTGCCAACCAGGAAACAATGATTGGCGGCATTGAATTAGGGTTGTCATCCTATCCAACATTCAACAGTCCATATGCAGTGGGTGATGCACTGAAAAAAGTTGGTGTTGATGTTGTTTCACTGGCAAACAATCATACACTTGATGGCGGAGAAGCAGCAATTCAAAGTGCAATCGAGCATTGGGAAAAAATTGATATGATGTACACCGGTGCATATAAAAACGAGGCTGACAGTAATAACATACGAGTATATGAAACCGATGAAGGTATTTCTGTTGCATTTTTAGCGTACACATATGGTACAAACGGGATTCCCGTACCGGAGGGTAAAGACTATCTGGTCAATTTAATTGATAAAGAACTGATGGCAGCCGATATTAAAAAAGCAAAAGAGCAAGCAGATGCCGTTGTATTAAGTATGCATTTTGGTGACCAATATATCCGATTGCCGAATGACGAGCAAAAGGATATTGCCCAATTTGCAGCGGATCACGGCGTTGATGTTGTGCTTGGTCATCATCCGCACGTCCTGCAGCCGATTGATTGGGTTGAAGGAGAAGACGGAAATAAAACACTTGTGGCATATTCATTAGGGAATTTTTTATCGGGTCAGGATGAGTTTTACCGCAGGATTGGCGGCATTTTTAAATTTTCCATTCATAAAACAATCAAAGGTGAAGAGGAAACAATTGAAGTAACATCACCTAAACTGCAGCCGACCTTTGTGAAATTCCATAACTGGGCGAATTATGAAGTTATACCAATGTATCAGCTGACAAATGATGAACTGGACAATGCCCAGGAACACTATCAGGAAATCAAGGCGCATATGTCCCAGTGGGTGCCTGAGTTGGAGTTTATTGAGGGATAG
- a CDS encoding DUF1129 family protein, whose amino-acid sequence MNAKDIIQLNNEKREQLTEENLSYYGNMLVYIRMKSNKSEQHTEEVLLELLEHLLQAQEEGRTAEDVFGTDPESYCKEVIEEIPGEKTSHHIKFWGYIIIQFLAIISLVHGILGGGLHYFFGLGADTLSFALGSGIVTVLIDFLLLLGFLALIFKWLKATTFRKKQPKKWVEFLQLWVVCTCAIGLFVLVPYIMPSFGAEISIPTFAFAGLGVVLYLISFYMNKKYRLTK is encoded by the coding sequence ATGAATGCGAAAGATATCATTCAGCTGAACAATGAAAAACGGGAGCAATTAACGGAAGAAAACCTAAGCTATTATGGAAATATGCTCGTATATATACGGATGAAGTCGAATAAGTCTGAGCAGCATACGGAAGAAGTACTGTTGGAGTTATTGGAACATTTATTGCAGGCACAGGAAGAAGGAAGAACTGCTGAAGATGTCTTTGGTACGGACCCGGAATCTTATTGCAAAGAAGTAATCGAAGAAATCCCGGGTGAAAAAACATCCCATCATATAAAATTTTGGGGATACATCATCATTCAATTTCTGGCAATCATCAGCCTTGTCCATGGAATACTAGGAGGCGGACTCCATTACTTTTTCGGATTGGGGGCTGACACACTCTCATTTGCACTTGGATCCGGTATCGTAACAGTTCTTATTGATTTTCTTCTGCTGTTGGGATTTTTAGCACTCATTTTTAAATGGCTGAAGGCAACCACATTCAGGAAGAAACAACCGAAGAAATGGGTGGAATTCCTTCAATTGTGGGTAGTCTGCACCTGTGCAATCGGATTATTTGTCTTAGTACCATATATCATGCCTTCATTTGGAGCTGAAATCAGCATTCCCACTTTTGCTTTTGCCGGATTAGGTGTTGTACTTTATCTGATATCGTTTTATATGAATAAAAAATATCGGCTGACTAAATAA
- a CDS encoding SDR family NAD(P)-dependent oxidoreductase — translation MQLSELNAIVTGGASGLGEATTRKIVASAGKVAIFDLNEERASSLIDELGQHNAVFFKTDVTSPEQVEGNTKKVYETFGSINALVNCAGVATPGKVHGKKGMMKLEAFEKVVRINLIGTFNVIRVATSYMRENNPVEGERGVIINTASAAAFEGQIGQAAYSASKGGVASMTLPLAREFASVGIRVMAIAPGLFETPMFDTLPEAAKEGLGKMVPFPNRLGIPSEYAALMESILTNPMLNGEVIRLDGAIRMQPK, via the coding sequence GTGCAGCTATCTGAATTGAATGCAATTGTTACCGGCGGAGCATCCGGGCTTGGTGAAGCAACAACCCGGAAGATTGTTGCCTCCGCCGGGAAAGTGGCAATCTTTGATTTGAATGAGGAAAGAGCAAGTAGTCTGATAGATGAGCTTGGACAGCATAACGCAGTTTTTTTCAAAACGGATGTTACGAGTCCGGAACAGGTTGAAGGAAACACAAAGAAAGTCTATGAAACGTTTGGTTCGATAAATGCTTTGGTAAATTGTGCCGGGGTTGCCACACCCGGAAAAGTCCATGGCAAAAAAGGCATGATGAAGCTTGAGGCATTTGAAAAAGTCGTCAGGATAAACTTGATTGGAACGTTTAATGTCATCCGTGTTGCAACTTCCTATATGAGGGAAAACAATCCCGTTGAAGGGGAACGTGGTGTCATTATTAATACAGCATCGGCTGCAGCGTTTGAAGGGCAAATTGGTCAGGCGGCATACAGTGCATCAAAAGGCGGTGTTGCCAGTATGACATTGCCGCTTGCCAGGGAATTCGCATCTGTCGGAATCCGTGTCATGGCCATTGCTCCAGGGCTATTTGAAACACCAATGTTTGATACACTCCCTGAAGCAGCCAAGGAAGGACTGGGGAAAATGGTGCCATTTCCAAACCGCCTTGGAATACCGTCCGAGTATGCAGCACTTATGGAAAGTATCCTGACAAATCCAATGCTGAATGGTGAAGTGATCCGCTTGGATGGGGCCATTCGCATGCAGCCTAAATAG
- a CDS encoding thiolase family protein — translation MREVVIVDGCRTAVGRRKGMFADYRSDELAAVVLEEVVNRSKIDKADVEDVILGCVTQVGEQAGNVARTAALIAGFPIHVPGVTIDRQCGSSQQAVHFGAQAIMAGDMDVVVAGGVESMTRSPMFSNMQETKPSEKLTDKYEIVNQGISAEKIADKWGFSREELDAFSLQSHKRATAAKEKGNFEEEIVPVYTGDSRTVSFDEGPRPDTTMKALADLKTVFKEDGKITAGNASQMSDGASAVLLMSKEKADEMGLKPKARIVSRTVVGSDPTLMLTGPIEATRQVLKKANLTIDQVDRYEVNEAFAPVPLAWLNEIGADPEKLNVNGGAIALGHPLGATGTKLLISLVNELGRTGGKYGLLAICEGMGTANATIVERIE, via the coding sequence ATGCGAGAAGTTGTTATTGTTGATGGCTGCCGGACAGCGGTGGGCAGAAGAAAAGGCATGTTTGCCGATTATCGGTCGGATGAGCTGGCTGCGGTTGTATTGGAAGAAGTGGTTAACCGTTCAAAAATAGATAAAGCAGATGTGGAGGATGTTATTTTAGGGTGTGTGACACAAGTGGGGGAACAGGCTGGAAATGTCGCCAGGACTGCAGCGCTGATAGCCGGATTTCCAATACATGTTCCCGGTGTTACTATCGACCGGCAGTGCGGTTCAAGTCAACAGGCTGTTCATTTCGGTGCACAGGCTATTATGGCCGGGGATATGGACGTCGTAGTTGCAGGTGGCGTGGAGAGTATGACCCGGTCACCGATGTTTTCGAATATGCAAGAGACGAAGCCCAGTGAAAAGCTTACAGATAAATATGAAATTGTTAATCAGGGAATCTCGGCTGAGAAAATTGCTGATAAATGGGGATTCAGCCGGGAAGAATTGGATGCGTTTTCACTGCAAAGTCACAAGCGTGCTACAGCTGCTAAGGAAAAAGGTAATTTTGAAGAGGAAATTGTGCCTGTGTATACAGGAGATTCCAGAACCGTCAGCTTTGACGAAGGTCCACGGCCGGACACGACAATGAAAGCGTTGGCAGATTTGAAAACGGTGTTCAAAGAAGATGGCAAAATAACTGCCGGTAATGCAAGTCAAATGAGTGATGGTGCAAGTGCCGTACTGTTAATGTCCAAAGAAAAGGCGGACGAAATGGGATTAAAACCGAAAGCCCGAATTGTTTCTCGTACGGTTGTCGGTTCAGATCCGACGTTAATGCTTACAGGGCCAATCGAGGCAACAAGACAAGTACTGAAGAAAGCAAATCTTACAATTGACCAGGTTGACAGGTATGAAGTAAATGAAGCCTTTGCACCGGTACCGTTAGCCTGGCTGAATGAGATAGGTGCTGATCCCGAAAAGCTAAACGTAAACGGTGGTGCAATCGCACTTGGCCACCCGCTTGGTGCAACGGGAACAAAACTATTAATCTCACTTGTTAATGAACTGGGGCGAACCGGCGGCAAATATGGTTTACTGGCAATTTGTGAAGGTATGGGAACGGCAAATGCAACAATCGTTGAACGGATTGAATAG
- a CDS encoding DUF368 domain-containing protein — MEWKNIYRGMIMGASDVIPGVSGGTIAVLLGIYDRLIAAINGLFSKDWKKQLGFLIPLAIGVGTAILLLSHVIGWLFEHYPGPTKFFFLGLIIGVLPYLFHKADVKNKFRTKHFILLLIGAVVVGALALLEASEGAVIENVTTSTYILLFFSGFIGSSAMILPGISGSFMLYVIGVYATVMTAISNFQLDIIAVTGAGIVIGIVFMSKIVNFFLTNYYTGTFAVIIGMVIGSVFVVFPGFPADTSLVLLSIVTFAAGLFVAYILGKVEYDS; from the coding sequence ATGGAATGGAAAAATATATATCGTGGTATGATAATGGGCGCAAGTGACGTAATCCCTGGTGTGAGCGGGGGAACGATTGCTGTTCTGCTTGGAATTTATGATCGTCTGATTGCCGCTATAAATGGTTTGTTTAGTAAAGATTGGAAGAAACAATTGGGATTCCTGATTCCGCTCGCCATTGGTGTCGGAACAGCCATATTGCTGTTAAGTCATGTTATTGGATGGCTGTTTGAACATTACCCGGGACCAACTAAATTCTTCTTTTTGGGATTGATTATTGGGGTTCTTCCTTATTTATTCCATAAAGCAGACGTGAAAAATAAGTTCAGGACGAAGCACTTCATTTTGTTGCTAATCGGCGCTGTCGTTGTCGGGGCTTTGGCACTCCTGGAGGCCAGTGAAGGCGCAGTCATTGAAAATGTAACAACATCTACATATATATTGCTGTTTTTCTCTGGGTTTATTGGCAGCAGTGCAATGATTCTGCCTGGGATTAGCGGTTCGTTTATGTTGTATGTAATTGGTGTTTATGCAACCGTCATGACTGCGATAAGTAATTTTCAGCTTGATATTATTGCTGTGACAGGTGCAGGAATTGTTATTGGTATTGTTTTCATGAGTAAAATTGTTAACTTCTTTTTAACGAATTATTATACAGGTACATTTGCTGTTATTATTGGAATGGTTATCGGATCGGTCTTTGTTGTTTTTCCGGGATTTCCGGCAGATACCTCACTTGTATTGTTAAGTATAGTGACCTTTGCGGCTGGTCTGTTTGTTGCGTACATTCTCGGTAAAGTAGAGTACGATTCATAA
- a CDS encoding acyl-CoA dehydrogenase family protein: protein MGKYRFETEEHELFRKTLRKFLQKEAEPYYEQWEEDRMIPADFWRKMGEMGFLSPHVEEEYGGLGLDFSYSVIILEELERIGTSLIGIGLHSDIVVPYIESYGTEDQKQKWLSGCVTGDHITAVAMTEPGTGSDLANIKTTATRDGDHYIVNGQKTFITNGILADLILVVVKTDPDAQPKHKGISLLMVEADSPGFSRGRKLNKVGLHAQDTAELYFEDCRVPVENLIGEEGKGFKYLMEKLQQERLVVAISGQAASEDMVDMTLEYVKERNAFGKSVGSFQNTRFKLAELATQVELGRSFLESLIEDHIAGKDIVTKVSMAKYWLTDTAKQVANECMQLHGGYGYMEEYKIARRYRDTPVAAIYAGTNEIMKTIIAKNMGL from the coding sequence ATGGGTAAATATCGTTTTGAAACAGAAGAACATGAATTGTTCCGGAAGACGTTACGGAAGTTTTTGCAGAAGGAAGCGGAACCGTATTATGAACAGTGGGAAGAAGATCGTATGATCCCTGCTGATTTTTGGAGGAAGATGGGCGAGATGGGCTTTCTTTCTCCACATGTCGAAGAAGAATATGGCGGATTGGGACTCGACTTCAGTTATTCGGTCATCATTCTGGAAGAGCTTGAGCGGATTGGAACAAGTTTAATCGGAATCGGTCTCCACTCGGATATCGTTGTCCCGTATATTGAATCGTATGGCACGGAAGACCAGAAACAGAAATGGCTATCCGGGTGTGTAACTGGTGATCATATTACTGCGGTAGCTATGACTGAACCAGGAACAGGGTCGGATTTGGCGAACATCAAGACGACTGCCACCCGTGATGGTGACCATTATATTGTTAATGGACAAAAAACATTTATCACCAATGGTATTCTCGCAGATCTTATATTAGTTGTTGTTAAAACTGACCCCGATGCCCAGCCGAAGCATAAGGGAATAAGCCTGTTGATGGTTGAAGCAGATTCACCGGGTTTTTCACGTGGACGAAAACTGAATAAAGTCGGCCTGCATGCCCAGGACACCGCGGAGTTATATTTTGAAGACTGCAGGGTACCTGTTGAAAACCTGATTGGTGAAGAGGGGAAAGGATTTAAGTATCTTATGGAAAAATTACAGCAGGAGCGGCTCGTGGTTGCAATTTCCGGTCAGGCAGCTTCGGAGGATATGGTCGACATGACGCTGGAGTATGTTAAAGAAAGGAACGCATTTGGCAAGTCGGTTGGTTCTTTTCAAAATACCCGATTTAAGCTGGCAGAACTGGCCACACAAGTTGAGCTGGGAAGGTCTTTTCTGGAGTCGCTTATAGAAGACCATATTGCCGGGAAAGATATAGTTACAAAAGTATCGATGGCAAAGTATTGGCTGACTGATACTGCCAAACAGGTTGCCAATGAATGTATGCAGCTGCACGGCGGATATGGATATATGGAGGAATATAAAATTGCCAGACGATATCGTGATACCCCTGTAGCTGCTATTTATGCTGGGACTAATGAAATCATGAAAACAATCATTGCAAAAAATATGGGATTATAA
- a CDS encoding thioredoxin family protein has protein sequence MEHIDTEEKFNEIIQSDKPVIVKFFADWCPDCKRMDMFIGDVMDEFKNHDWYQINSDEVKGIAQKYEVMGIPSILIFQNGEKIAHQHSAYTKSPESVSEFLHQQLA, from the coding sequence ATGGAACATATAGATACAGAAGAAAAATTCAATGAAATAATTCAGTCGGATAAACCTGTTATCGTTAAGTTTTTTGCGGATTGGTGTCCGGACTGTAAGCGTATGGATATGTTTATTGGCGATGTAATGGATGAATTCAAGAATCATGACTGGTACCAGATCAACAGTGATGAAGTAAAAGGAATTGCACAAAAATATGAAGTGATGGGCATTCCAAGCATTTTAATTTTCCAAAATGGTGAAAAAATCGCCCATCAGCACAGTGCTTATACAAAATCACCGGAATCGGTTAGTGAGTTTCTGCATCAGCAGTTGGCGTAA
- a CDS encoding ABC transporter ATP-binding protein, producing MSEAAMELVHVKKSIGNKEIIKDLTFTINKGEVFGFIGPNGAGKTTTIRMMVGLMQITDGDIRILGNSIHSDFKDAVREVGAIVENPEMYPFMSGWQNLMHYARMTPGVTKERIHEVIKLVGLEKPINEKVKKYSLGMRQRLGIAQALLHNPSVLILDEPTNGLDPAGIREIRQYIRKLAEEENVAVIISSHLLSEIELMCDRIGLIKNGELIATQDVETATNEDNTTHIEMEVTPIEHAKEVLQANHNMEAVSTDDGLRIQSEKDMIPEIIKTLVTNDVLVYQVNITRTTLEDKFFDLIGENTIE from the coding sequence ATGTCGGAAGCAGCTATGGAATTAGTCCATGTAAAAAAATCAATAGGCAATAAAGAAATCATTAAAGACCTGACATTCACCATAAACAAAGGCGAAGTATTTGGTTTTATTGGCCCTAATGGAGCTGGTAAAACGACGACAATTCGCATGATGGTCGGGCTTATGCAAATTACGGATGGCGATATCCGCATCCTGGGAAACAGCATTCATTCGGATTTTAAAGATGCAGTTCGTGAAGTCGGTGCGATTGTCGAAAATCCGGAAATGTATCCGTTTATGAGTGGATGGCAAAACCTGATGCATTATGCACGAATGACGCCGGGTGTTACCAAAGAACGTATTCATGAAGTGATCAAACTGGTAGGGCTTGAAAAGCCAATTAATGAAAAGGTCAAAAAATATTCATTGGGGATGCGGCAGCGATTGGGAATTGCTCAGGCACTGCTTCATAACCCTTCCGTACTCATTTTGGACGAACCCACCAATGGACTTGATCCAGCAGGTATACGCGAAATCCGCCAATATATCAGAAAACTGGCAGAAGAAGAAAATGTCGCTGTCATTATTTCCAGTCACCTGTTATCGGAAATCGAGTTGATGTGTGACCGGATTGGTCTGATAAAAAACGGTGAACTGATCGCAACGCAAGATGTCGAAACAGCAACAAACGAAGACAATACAACCCATATAGAAATGGAAGTGACACCAATTGAGCACGCTAAAGAAGTGTTACAGGCAAACCACAATATGGAAGCTGTATCAACCGATGATGGCCTGAGAATCCAGAGCGAGAAGGACATGATACCGGAAATCATTAAAACGTTGGTTACTAATGATGTACTCGTTTACCAGGTGAACATCACAAGAACGACACTGGAGGATAAATTCTTTGATTTGATTGGGGAGAATACGATTGAGTAA
- a CDS encoding DUF4367 domain-containing protein: MRTVIVCFTIIFFSLIATACGNSSGTNDGDVTYGDEFKKKISEIEYTPELPTYIPYENYSKEVSILKSQNVISIMYKVKGKNKGVILEIFKGDANLINEGEEVALEEVNASFVKSENFILLTWKKDDLSYTLKSPMNADIDKNGLIKIANSFESIYQ; this comes from the coding sequence GTGCGGACAGTAATTGTCTGTTTCACTATAATATTTTTTTCATTAATTGCAACTGCATGTGGAAATTCAAGCGGTACAAATGATGGAGATGTTACTTATGGTGATGAATTCAAGAAAAAAATAAGTGAGATAGAGTATACTCCTGAGCTTCCAACATATATTCCATATGAAAATTATTCTAAAGAGGTTAGTATTTTAAAATCGCAAAATGTAATTTCAATAATGTATAAGGTCAAAGGCAAAAATAAGGGGGTAATTTTAGAGATATTTAAGGGTGACGCCAATCTTATTAATGAAGGAGAAGAGGTTGCATTAGAGGAAGTTAACGCTTCATTTGTGAAATCAGAAAACTTTATTTTACTTACTTGGAAAAAAGATGATCTTTCTTATACGCTTAAATCACCTATGAATGCAGATATTGATAAAAACGGACTAATTAAAATAGCAAATTCTTTTGAATCTATTTATCAATAA